TCCACTAACAGCTTCAACATAAAGCTGATTATATTGCTGAGAGATAGTGTTAGTTAAATAATTATCGGCCTCGTTTGCCATAAGTATTTTATAAATTAATCAGCACGTAACCAATATTGAGTGCGACCAAGTAAAGAAAAGCCAATATATCCGCGTAATTTAAGTTTTTTTCCACCTTCTATAGGTTCAACGTAACATTTATAGGTTTTGCCGTTTTCGGGATCGAGAATAACCCCCCCTGACCACTCAGAACCATCTTTTGTTAATCCCCACATAATATTCATGCCTAACACCGGTTGATTTTTGCGTCCGCCTTCACATTTATCACATTTGGGATTTAGGTCTTCGCCAGGTTCAGGGAAAAGGCGAATGATGTTTCCGTAAAGCTTGCCGCCGGATTCGCGAATTTCGACAATGGATTTTACCTTGCCATTATTATCATCAATAGTTTTCCATTTGCCTACCGGTGATAGCTCTTGGGCGTTAGCAAAAGTTGCAAAACTAATGTTTACAACAGCGCCGCATAATGCAGAAATACACAACTTAAATATCAACGAACGAAAAAGTGTAGGATTCATTTAGTCACACACTCCCTTAACTTTAGACTGTTGCTAAATAAAGGTACTAGCTACCATAGCCAATTTGCCTTTGCTCAGCAATGATAAGCATTTAGAGCTAATAAATTGAGCAATTATTCCTGTAAATCATTGATCTTTCTTAGGGACACCCCCTAATTTTAGACGGCAAAATTTTATGTTTTTGCAAGAGCATACCTAGATAGGCAAACTCATCAAGTCCGAGTTCTTCAGCGCGAACAGTTGGTTTTATATTTGCTTCTGCAAATACTGGTTCAAGCAAGGCAGCATCAATGTGCCATACGAGTGCAAGAGCGCTACGTAGCATTTTGCGTCGATGTGAAAAAGCGGCGCGGGCTACTTGGACAAGCGATTCATCTGCTTGTGCGCTTCGTTGTTGCGGTTGTACTTTAAGCACTACGATAGCCGAGTGAACTTTAGGCCGTGGAAAGAATGCCCCAGGTGGTACGATGCGAGCTATAGTGGCGGTAAAACGACGCTGCACTAAGACCGAGAGTAAACCATAAATGCGTGAGCCAGGTGGAGAAACTAAGCGTTCAGCTACTTCGCGCTGCACTAATAAGACAGCTTGATTAATTACCGAGCCTGCATCAGCTAGCGAAACTAAAATACGACTTGATAATTGATAAGGTAAATTACCGGCTACGGTGAGCTTTGTTTTTAATTGGTCAGCAAGAGCAAAGTAGTTAAGACTAGCCGCATCAGCTTCAAGAATTTCAAGTCGCTCTTGGGCCCAAGCCAAAACATTACGCAATAGCGGAACAATTTCACGGTCACGTTCGATTGCAATTACCGATGCACCATTAATTAAAAGATAGTAGGTAAGCGCGCCTAAACCCGAGCCCAATTCGATAATTTTTTTATCTGGCGCCGCCCCCGCCAATAATGCAATCTCATTAAGTATCTCAGTATTTTCTAAAAAATTTTGTCCCCAACTTTTTTTGGCATGTAAGCCTGCTGATGCTAACAATACCCGAGGTTGCGGGGGAGGAGGGTGTGGCTGATTCATCAAGACGGCCATTTAAAAAGGTTTAAATTGTTCGCTATGTGAAGTTAGCTCACCAAGTGGCCAACGCGACAAAGCGCTAGTAATTAAATCGTTTTTTTCGCCGCGCATAAGGCGCATCCAACCAGCCGCTCCAATCATTGCTGCATTATCAGTGCATAATGGTTTTGGCGGTGCAAAGGCCCAAAGTGCTCGGTTGCTACAGCGTTTAAAGCATAATTCGCGCAATCTTTTATTTGCGGCGACACCACCAGCTAAAACTACCCCAGGGGCAGAAAACTTACGTGCAGCCGTCGCGGCTTTTTTGGTAAGAATGTCAGCAATGGCCTCTTGCAGTGAAGCACAAAAATCAGCGAGTTCTTGACCTATAAGTTTGCCACCGCGTTTGCGTACATAATCAGCCGCCGCAGTTTTAAGGCCAGAAAACGAAAAATCAAAATTTTTACAACTTGGTAGACCACGCGGCAGAGCAATAGCATTTGGGTCACCATCATTGGCGCACTGTTCAATTCGCACACCACCAGGATAGCCGAGACCCAATATCTTTGCCACCTTGTCAAATGCTTCGCCCGCAGCGTCATCACGAGTACCACCGAGTACTTGGTAGTTGGCGAAAGAGCGTACATGATAAAGATGAGTATGACCTCCACTTACTACTAAGGCTATATGTGGATAAGTCATTGGTGGGTCAGCCAACAAACCAGCGGCTAAGTGACCTTCGAGATGATGTACCCCTATCCAAGGTAAATTGCGACTTAGAGCTAAACCTTTGGCAAATTGTAAACCAACTAAAAGCGAGCCGATTAACCCTGGTCCACGAGTTACTGCAATAGCTTCGATATCAGATATTGTTCCGGCTTGGTTTATTGCCTGGTTGACCACTTCAACAATGCGTTGCACATGCTCACGTGAAGCTATTTCTGGTACTACGCCACCAAACGGTGCATGACTTTTAATTTGCGAGTGTACTACATTAGAAATAATGCGGGGGCCATCATCGATAACCGCAGCAGCAGTTTCATCACAACTAGATTCAATAGCAAGAATACGCACAGTTTTTGCCACCTAGCCTATTCAGTTATCAAGATGCAACTACTTTTACCGCTTTGCAAATTTGTCGAAGCTTACGAACAAGCTTGCCGAGAGGGGGAACTGGTAAACCTTCAAGGAAGTCGACAAGCATTTTTTGCAGTGTATCTTTAAACTCGTTAACTACCTTAAAAACTTTATTTATCCCTTGTCCTTGCTCAACTGCGAAGCTGCAGGCATTTTTTAATAACTGTGTTCCTGTTATAACGAGGAGCATTGCTTCTGCATCGACTCCGGCATCGACACGCTGTCCGAGCGTAATCAAGTCGCCTAGTTCCACGCCATCGATTTTGGTGACGAGCCAATACAAATCATATAGATCCTTTTCGCTACAGCGAGAAACGAGAGTCGCGGCTTTGGTCATAAGCAGAGTTTCAAGGTTTGCTACCATAACATTGTCAGCCGGTTGTGCCGTACCGATGCGAAATAAATTCTCGTCAAGGACAACATTAATGGTGAAGCGATGCGAATCAAGTTCACATACAGCCCGAAAATATTGCGCTGTTTGTTGTTCGGCAGTTAGAGTGGCACCGAGATCAATTAGGGATCGGCAGGCAAGCACCGAAGGCTGGTAGTGGCATGACTAAATCGTCGGTTGAAATACCGAGTGCAAGTGCTAACTTTTTAATGTGGCTACTCTT
Above is a genomic segment from Deltaproteobacteria bacterium containing:
- the rsmA gene encoding ribosomal RNA small subunit methyltransferase A, coding for MNQPHPPPPQPRVLLASAGLHAKKSWGQNFLENTEILNEIALLAGAAPDKKIIELGSGLGALTYYLLINGASVIAIERDREIVPLLRNVLAWAQERLEILEADAASLNYFALADQLKTKLTVAGNLPYQLSSRILVSLADAGSVINQAVLLVQREVAERLVSPPGSRIYGLLSVLVQRRFTATIARIVPPGAFFPRPKVHSAIVVLKVQPQQRSAQADESLVQVARAAFSHRRKMLRSALALVWHIDAALLEPVFAEANIKPTVRAEELGLDEFAYLGMLLQKHKILPSKIRGCP
- a CDS encoding nucleotidyl transferase AbiEii/AbiGii toxin family protein; protein product: MLACRSLIDLGATLTAEQQTAQYFRAVCELDSHRFTINVVLDENLFRIGTAQPADNVMVANLETLLMTKAATLVSRCSEKDLYDLYWLVTKIDGVELGDLITLGQRVDAGVDAEAMLLVITGTQLLKNACSFAVEQGQGINKVFKVVNEFKDTLQKMLVDFLEGLPVPPLGKLVRKLRQICKAVKVVAS
- the tsaD gene encoding tRNA (adenosine(37)-N6)-threonylcarbamoyltransferase complex transferase subunit TsaD, whose translation is MRILAIESSCDETAAAVIDDGPRIISNVVHSQIKSHAPFGGVVPEIASREHVQRIVEVVNQAINQAGTISDIEAIAVTRGPGLIGSLLVGLQFAKGLALSRNLPWIGVHHLEGHLAAGLLADPPMTYPHIALVVSGGHTHLYHVRSFANYQVLGGTRDDAAGEAFDKVAKILGLGYPGGVRIEQCANDGDPNAIALPRGLPSCKNFDFSFSGLKTAAADYVRKRGGKLIGQELADFCASLQEAIADILTKKAATAARKFSAPGVVLAGGVAANKRLRELCFKRCSNRALWAFAPPKPLCTDNAAMIGAAGWMRLMRGEKNDLITSALSRWPLGELTSHSEQFKPF
- a CDS encoding DUF2147 domain-containing protein translates to MNPTLFRSLIFKLCISALCGAVVNISFATFANAQELSPVGKWKTIDDNNGKVKSIVEIRESGGKLYGNIIRLFPEPGEDLNPKCDKCEGGRKNQPVLGMNIMWGLTKDGSEWSGGVILDPENGKTYKCYVEPIEGGKKLKLRGYIGFSLLGRTQYWLRAD